One Faecalispora anaeroviscerum genomic window carries:
- the mobP3 gene encoding MobP3 family relaxase has product MARIILKCPYLKGGEKTAAHLSNLVKYIATRDGVEKMESGHKLWHSTKKQKDLIAQILREFPDAKELFEYEDYLENSNRGNASEFITIALERHLDKISGREKYLDYIANRPRVEKFDSHGLFTAGDDPLVLSQVADEVANHTGNVWTPIISLRREDAAQMGYDNVLAWKALLSEKAVEIAENMKIHPDHLKWYAAFHNESHHPHIHMVCYSTDPREGYLTKQGIKKMKSSLANEIFRQELIPLYGEKTQRRDDLKEQAAESMREMIRQMKGGVLQSGRMEQLITHLAERLQNTSGKKQYGYLKADLKNVVDEIVDELAKDSRIAEAYRLWWEVRGRIESIYTETPSEPPPLSRCDDFKPIRNMVIQEALLIGSMTFEEPASVETALPESEDDLEMPSSDMADEEDQEPADDSGERSSSDEASADKESSDSWWTDGYKQAKQYLYGDEDAGILQDFEKAHELFLMEAEADNPLALCDLGRMSADGLGCEADADEAYRWYEKALAVFHAAEEEKPWKYTEYRIGKMYAAGLGTEQDYLQAADWLTLSADENYKYAQYSLGGLYYHGKGVDQDHESAFALYTRSADQSFPYASFELGKMLRDGIGCVKNQQDSDRRFKEAFLGFVSLEEQGHDDKLQYRLGWMLLNGVGTDKDEARAKEYFEKAAFVGNPFAYHQLAKLILSDEKAPQQDVEKALGYLKKAVEAENPYAAYFLGKLYEKGQHVPQNIAEAIRLYTLSAGQDNDFAAYRLGKLYLGGEGVLKDVESAIRWMTFAADRKNQFAEYALGVLYFKGEDVPKDVPKALEYLKRSAGQGNQFAQYRLGKIYLMGEDVPKDIQTALQFLTAAAEQGNQYAQYTLGKLYLMGKDVPKDKETAVRWFTLSAAQGNIYAQFFLGHIDDFKDPSVLLAGTRLLHHMSRVFADNAPPLKPPGQRTDRKLLRKLREKKQAQGHARDDHEQTMSL; this is encoded by the coding sequence ATGGCCCGCATCATTCTCAAGTGCCCCTACCTCAAAGGCGGGGAAAAGACTGCTGCCCATTTAAGCAACCTCGTCAAATACATTGCCACCCGCGACGGCGTAGAAAAAATGGAAAGTGGTCATAAGCTCTGGCACTCCACCAAAAAACAAAAGGATTTGATTGCACAGATACTCCGGGAGTTTCCCGATGCCAAGGAACTGTTTGAATATGAGGATTACCTCGAAAATTCCAACCGGGGAAACGCCTCCGAATTCATCACCATCGCATTGGAACGGCATCTTGATAAAATCAGCGGCCGGGAAAAATATCTGGACTACATCGCAAACCGTCCCCGTGTCGAAAAGTTTGACAGCCATGGCTTATTCACAGCCGGTGACGATCCGCTAGTTTTATCACAGGTCGCTGATGAAGTAGCCAACCACACCGGAAATGTGTGGACTCCGATTATTTCTCTCCGGCGTGAGGATGCCGCACAGATGGGATATGACAATGTACTTGCATGGAAGGCTCTGCTTTCTGAAAAGGCTGTGGAAATTGCGGAGAACATGAAAATCCATCCTGACCATCTGAAATGGTATGCCGCCTTTCACAATGAATCGCACCATCCGCATATTCACATGGTCTGCTATAGCACCGACCCAAGAGAGGGCTATCTTACGAAACAGGGCATCAAAAAAATGAAGTCCTCTCTGGCAAATGAGATTTTTCGTCAGGAGCTCATTCCGCTCTACGGAGAAAAGACGCAGCGGCGGGATGACCTGAAGGAACAGGCGGCCGAGTCCATGAGGGAGATGATCCGTCAGATGAAAGGCGGCGTTTTACAGAGCGGCCGCATGGAGCAGCTCATTACACACCTTGCTGAGCGCCTGCAAAACACCTCCGGTAAAAAACAGTATGGCTATCTCAAAGCAGACCTGAAAAATGTGGTGGATGAAATCGTGGATGAGCTTGCCAAGGACAGCCGTATCGCAGAAGCCTATCGCCTGTGGTGGGAGGTCAGGGGCAGGATCGAATCCATCTACACCGAAACACCGTCAGAGCCGCCGCCCCTTTCCCGCTGTGATGATTTTAAGCCCATCCGCAACATGGTCATTCAAGAAGCATTGCTGATTGGGAGCATGACCTTTGAGGAACCGGCATCTGTGGAAACAGCCCTGCCGGAGTCGGAGGATGATCTGGAGATGCCCTCCTCTGACATGGCGGATGAAGAAGATCAGGAACCGGCAGATGATTCCGGGGAACGGTCCTCCAGCGATGAAGCCTCTGCCGATAAGGAATCCTCCGACTCATGGTGGACGGATGGCTACAAACAGGCAAAGCAATATTTATATGGCGATGAGGATGCCGGAATTTTGCAGGATTTTGAAAAAGCCCATGAACTCTTCCTCATGGAAGCGGAGGCAGATAACCCTCTCGCCTTATGTGACCTGGGCAGAATGTCTGCGGATGGTCTTGGCTGCGAAGCGGACGCCGATGAAGCATACCGCTGGTACGAAAAGGCCCTTGCTGTTTTCCATGCTGCCGAGGAAGAAAAACCTTGGAAGTACACCGAGTACCGTATCGGCAAAATGTATGCCGCCGGACTTGGCACAGAGCAGGACTATCTGCAGGCGGCGGATTGGCTCACCCTGTCTGCGGATGAGAATTACAAGTACGCACAGTATTCTCTTGGCGGCCTGTATTACCATGGCAAAGGTGTGGATCAGGATCATGAATCTGCCTTTGCCCTCTACACCCGCTCGGCAGACCAGAGCTTCCCCTATGCCAGTTTTGAACTTGGTAAAATGCTGAGGGACGGAATTGGCTGTGTAAAAAATCAGCAGGACTCTGACCGTCGTTTCAAGGAAGCCTTTCTCGGTTTTGTTTCCCTGGAGGAACAGGGCCATGATGATAAGCTCCAGTACCGTTTGGGCTGGATGCTTCTGAATGGTGTGGGTACCGACAAGGATGAAGCCAGGGCAAAGGAATACTTTGAAAAAGCGGCATTCGTGGGAAACCCCTTTGCCTACCACCAGCTTGCCAAGCTTATCCTCTCCGATGAAAAAGCACCACAGCAGGATGTGGAGAAAGCCCTCGGCTACCTCAAAAAAGCGGTGGAGGCTGAGAATCCCTATGCCGCATATTTTCTCGGCAAGCTCTATGAAAAGGGACAGCACGTTCCGCAGAATATCGCAGAGGCAATACGGCTTTATACCCTTTCCGCAGGACAGGATAATGACTTCGCCGCATACCGGCTCGGCAAGCTGTACCTCGGCGGTGAGGGCGTACTGAAGGATGTGGAGTCCGCCATTCGCTGGATGACCTTTGCCGCCGACAGAAAGAACCAATTTGCTGAATATGCCCTCGGCGTCCTCTACTTCAAGGGGGAGGATGTTCCGAAGGATGTTCCCAAAGCTCTGGAATACCTAAAACGGTCTGCCGGTCAGGGCAATCAATTTGCACAGTACCGGCTGGGCAAGATTTACCTTATGGGCGAGGATGTGCCAAAGGATATTCAGACTGCCCTGCAATTTCTGACGGCTGCCGCAGAACAGGGAAATCAGTATGCGCAGTACACCCTCGGCAAGCTGTATCTGATGGGAAAAGATGTCCCCAAAGACAAAGAAACTGCCGTCCGCTGGTTTACCCTCTCGGCAGCACAGGGCAACATTTACGCCCAATTTTTCCTCGGCCATATAGATGATTTCAAAGACCCCTCCGTTCTGCTGGCGGGAACACGGCTCCTGCATCACATGAGCCGTGTTTTTGCAGACAACGCCCCACCGCTGAAACCACCCGGCCAGAGAACCGACCGTAAGCTCCTCCGCAAGCTCCGTGAGAAAAAGCAGGCGCAGGGCCATGCGAGGGATGACCACGAACAGACCATGTCATTATAA
- a CDS encoding DUF6103 family protein: MKKEAITVQMDAEKLRAVKRYMEKKDADLEQELCDQLQRLYEKFVPANVREYIDESADIETPASTLSKKQKEKIRQTAEPRQADEQ, encoded by the coding sequence ATGAAAAAAGAAGCCATCACCGTACAAATGGATGCCGAAAAACTCCGAGCGGTCAAACGCTATATGGAGAAGAAAGATGCGGACTTGGAGCAGGAGCTTTGCGACCAGCTCCAGCGCCTTTATGAAAAATTCGTCCCTGCCAATGTGCGGGAATACATCGATGAAAGTGCCGATATCGAAACCCCGGCAAGCACTTTGTCTAAAAAACAGAAAGAAAAAATCAGGCAGACCGCAGAGCCGAGGCAGGCGGATGAGCAATGA
- a CDS encoding peptidoglycan DD-metalloendopeptidase family protein, protein MTAVAKAAAAALSDERTRKTIGWTIAAILSPLILIIVLVCSLLSGTTNHNNTAVELCFHGGVIPGSMPADYREYIGDMRRSFTLIDGAIATVNSQMEDGNSLDDYRVKAIFYSLFFGAESPSRLEHRKYVDCFVTYEERTRTVENDDGTTSEETYTVAVPITSLPAIYNNIRTLLGRAITYEDQANANEIYYRALYGIGAPAEDDDFTMWEGWTPDQLDGFFSDLPVGEVGAEAVRLGLSRLGDPYSQELRGQGSYTDCSYLVRWVYKKLGVNLPGTAAAQGKYCVDNGLTIPKSSLAPGDLVFWSHKPNGRFMNITHVGIYAGDGKVVDASSSRGQVVYRDLFDSGNQVLYGRPYAEAQKSSADGFISPLGSGWRSMVTSEFGGRTDPLTGEWAGHTGLDLGASKGTAIRSAKAGTVKTVVYGNTGYGYYLTIDHGNGMVTLYGHCSQILVREGQTVKAGETVAKVGSTGRSTGNHLHFEVRVNGAQKNPRNYLP, encoded by the coding sequence ATTACGGCTGTTGCAAAAGCCGCCGCTGCCGCTCTTTCGGATGAACGCACCCGAAAGACCATCGGCTGGACCATTGCCGCCATCCTGTCGCCGCTTATTTTAATCATCGTGCTGGTCTGCTCCCTGCTCTCCGGAACCACCAACCACAACAACACCGCCGTGGAGCTGTGCTTCCATGGCGGTGTGATACCGGGGAGTATGCCCGCGGATTACAGGGAATACATCGGGGATATGCGTCGCAGCTTTACCCTCATAGACGGAGCCATCGCCACAGTGAATTCGCAGATGGAGGACGGCAACAGCCTTGACGATTACCGGGTCAAGGCTATTTTTTATTCTCTGTTTTTCGGCGCTGAGTCCCCCTCCCGGCTGGAACACCGGAAATATGTGGACTGTTTTGTGACCTACGAGGAACGCACCCGCACCGTGGAAAATGATGACGGAACAACCTCGGAGGAAACTTATACCGTGGCTGTTCCCATTACCTCTCTGCCTGCCATCTACAACAACATCAGGACATTGTTAGGCAGAGCTATTACCTATGAGGATCAGGCAAACGCCAATGAAATCTATTACCGTGCCTTATACGGTATCGGAGCTCCGGCCGAGGATGATGATTTCACCATGTGGGAGGGTTGGACTCCAGACCAGCTTGACGGTTTCTTTTCTGACTTGCCTGTGGGTGAGGTGGGAGCTGAAGCTGTCCGCCTCGGCCTTTCCCGCCTCGGTGATCCCTACTCCCAAGAGCTGCGTGGACAAGGAAGCTACACCGACTGCAGCTATCTTGTGCGGTGGGTGTACAAAAAGCTGGGGGTAAATCTTCCCGGCACGGCTGCGGCGCAGGGAAAATACTGCGTGGACAATGGGCTGACCATTCCAAAATCAAGTCTTGCTCCCGGTGATTTGGTGTTCTGGAGCCATAAACCTAACGGCCGTTTCATGAACATCACCCATGTGGGAATCTACGCCGGTGACGGCAAAGTGGTTGACGCTTCCTCCTCCAGAGGACAGGTCGTCTACCGGGACTTATTCGATTCCGGCAATCAGGTTCTGTACGGCAGACCCTACGCCGAGGCACAAAAATCTTCTGCCGATGGCTTTATTTCTCCCCTCGGCAGCGGCTGGCGTTCCATGGTGACCTCGGAATTTGGTGGCAGGACAGACCCCCTCACAGGGGAATGGGCGGGACATACCGGCCTTGACCTTGGCGCCTCCAAAGGAACTGCCATCCGCTCGGCAAAGGCGGGGACAGTGAAAACTGTGGTCTACGGAAACACCGGCTACGGCTACTATCTGACCATTGACCATGGGAATGGAATGGTCACTTTATACGGACACTGCTCTCAAATCCTCGTCCGTGAGGGGCAGACGGTAAAGGCCGGAGAAACCGTTGCAAAGGTAGGTTCCACAGGGCGAAGCACCGGAAATCATCTGCACTTTGAGGTGAGAGTGAACGGTGCGCAGAAGAATCCGAGAAACTATTTGCCGTAA
- a CDS encoding gamma-glutamylcyclotransferase family protein codes for MKNKLYIAYGSNLNLPQMAGRCPTAKVVGASEIKDYALVFRGGRHGAVATIEPCEGSSVPVLLWKITPKDETALDIYEGFPRFYDKETMDLPLDGKTVSAMVYVMTPGHRLGYPSDYYYNTIHDGYKTAGFDTAVLEQAIDYTEQLMESEPEPEQQNLFGFGSQKWW; via the coding sequence ATGAAAAACAAACTGTATATTGCCTATGGCAGCAACCTCAATCTGCCGCAGATGGCTGGGAGATGCCCCACCGCCAAGGTGGTCGGGGCTTCCGAGATAAAGGATTATGCCCTTGTGTTTCGGGGCGGCAGGCACGGTGCGGTGGCTACCATTGAGCCTTGCGAGGGTTCTTCTGTTCCTGTTTTGCTGTGGAAGATCACGCCGAAAGATGAGACTGCCCTCGATATTTATGAAGGCTTTCCCAGATTTTACGACAAGGAAACCATGGACCTCCCGTTGGACGGCAAGACTGTTTCAGCCATGGTCTACGTTATGACGCCGGGGCATCGCCTGGGCTATCCCTCCGACTATTATTACAATACCATCCATGACGGTTACAAAACTGCGGGCTTTGATACCGCTGTTTTGGAGCAGGCGATAGATTATACCGAGCAGCTCATGGAAAGCGAACCGGAGCCGGAACAGCAGAACCTGTTCGGTTTTGGCAGCCAGAAATGGTGGTGA
- a CDS encoding amidoligase family protein, with translation MEIQGQNFGIEIEMTGITRSRAAEVIAEHFGTTKEYEGSFYDAYYACDSQRRKWRVMSDGSIDCQKKDGRRKVSADRSYSVEMVSPICQYQDIETVQELMRKLREAGAFVNSSCGIHIHINAAPFDAPKLRNLVNIMAAKEDMIYKALKVSRGRETNYCQKIDSAFLERINRQKPTTLDQLKRIWYNGSDGSREHYHDSRYHCLNLHSVFQKGTVEFRAFNGDLHAGKVKAYVQFCLAMTAQALNQRSASPTKTQSTNEKYTFRVWLLRLGMIGDEFKTARKHLLDHLEGCIAWKDPAQAERQKERLRQKREAERSQEQTPPEEAVPETVLEAEDEQSSAFTMSM, from the coding sequence ATGGAGATACAAGGTCAGAATTTCGGGATTGAAATTGAAATGACTGGGATTACACGAAGCCGTGCCGCCGAGGTGATTGCAGAACATTTCGGCACGACAAAGGAATATGAAGGCAGCTTCTACGATGCCTATTATGCCTGTGACAGCCAGCGGCGAAAATGGAGGGTCATGAGTGACGGCAGTATTGACTGTCAGAAGAAAGACGGCCGCAGAAAAGTAAGCGCCGACAGGAGCTACAGCGTAGAGATGGTCAGCCCCATCTGCCAGTACCAGGATATCGAAACTGTGCAGGAATTGATGCGCAAGCTCCGGGAAGCCGGGGCATTTGTGAATTCCTCCTGCGGTATCCATATCCACATCAATGCCGCCCCCTTTGATGCCCCCAAACTCCGCAACTTGGTCAACATCATGGCGGCCAAGGAGGATATGATCTATAAGGCATTAAAGGTTTCAAGAGGCAGGGAAACCAACTACTGCCAAAAGATTGACTCTGCCTTTTTAGAGCGGATCAACCGGCAGAAACCCACTACCCTCGACCAACTGAAGCGTATCTGGTACAACGGCAGCGATGGCAGCCGGGAGCATTATCACGATAGCCGCTACCACTGTCTCAATCTGCACAGCGTGTTCCAGAAAGGCACGGTGGAATTCCGTGCTTTCAATGGGGACCTCCATGCCGGAAAAGTCAAAGCATATGTGCAGTTCTGCCTCGCCATGACCGCACAGGCGCTCAACCAGCGGTCGGCAAGCCCGACAAAAACACAGTCCACCAATGAAAAATATACCTTTCGGGTGTGGCTTTTGCGCCTCGGTATGATTGGGGATGAATTTAAAACGGCCCGTAAGCATCTGCTGGATCACTTGGAGGGCTGCATCGCATGGAAAGACCCGGCACAGGCAGAAAGGCAAAAAGAACGGCTGCGGCAAAAGCGTGAAGCGGAGCGGTCGCAGGAGCAGACACCGCCGGAAGAAGCTGTGCCGGAAACTGTATTGGAAGCGGAGGATGAACAGTCCTCCGCTTTTACTATGTCAATGTAA
- a CDS encoding VirB4 family type IV secretion system protein: MPKIKKTKADAGAAESKIKDFLDMIAPGIIKFNTDHFICGNTYRCVWALREYPTATDEQAILRHLGEKDGVTLRIYTRQVTAAEEKRIIHNAANKNRMDKSSTNDLQQTVTAESNLQDVVTLVSSMHRNREPLLHCAVFIELTANNLDDLKLLQTDVLTELVRSKLNVDRLILRQREGFLSVGPAGRNVFGSQFERVLPASSVANLYPFNYSGKTDPHGFYLGRDKFGSNIIVDFDKRDDDKTNANILILGNSGQGKSYLLKLILCNILESGKSVLCLDPEHEYVDLAENLGCFIDLMSGQYRINPLEPKTWDEGGSPEDTDAPQAFRQSTKLSQHISFLKDFFRCYKDFSDRHIDAIEIMLGKLYEKFGISDRTDFRSLATTDYPVLSDLYALIDDEFRGYDKSNYQLYPQELLQEILLGLHSMCMGAESKFFNGHTNVTDHRFIVFGVKGLLQASRNVKNALLFNVLSFMSDKLLTGGNTAASIDELYLFLTNLTAIEYIRNFMKRVRKKESAIILASQNLEDFNIEGIRELTKPLFSIPTHAFLFNAGNIDKQFYIDSLQLEESEYNLIRFPQRGVCLYKCGIERYNLAVHAPAYKEKLFGKAGGR, translated from the coding sequence ATGCCTAAAATCAAAAAAACAAAGGCTGATGCTGGGGCGGCAGAGTCGAAAATCAAGGATTTTCTTGACATGATCGCACCGGGCATCATCAAGTTCAATACGGACCATTTTATATGCGGCAACACCTATCGGTGTGTCTGGGCTCTCCGTGAGTACCCTACCGCAACCGATGAGCAGGCCATCCTGCGTCATCTTGGGGAAAAGGACGGTGTGACCCTGCGTATCTACACCAGACAGGTAACGGCGGCAGAGGAAAAGAGAATCATCCATAACGCAGCCAATAAAAACCGCATGGATAAGAGCAGCACCAACGATCTCCAGCAGACAGTCACCGCCGAAAGCAATTTGCAGGATGTGGTCACACTGGTGTCCTCCATGCACCGAAACCGTGAGCCGCTCCTCCACTGCGCTGTTTTTATTGAGCTGACAGCGAACAATTTGGACGATTTAAAGCTCCTCCAGACCGACGTCTTGACTGAGCTGGTCCGCTCAAAACTCAATGTAGACCGGCTGATACTGCGCCAGCGGGAGGGCTTTCTGTCGGTCGGCCCTGCGGGACGGAATGTGTTCGGCAGCCAATTTGAACGGGTTTTACCCGCCAGCTCGGTGGCAAACCTCTATCCGTTCAATTACAGTGGCAAGACCGATCCCCACGGCTTCTATCTTGGCCGTGATAAATTTGGTTCAAATATCATTGTGGACTTCGATAAGCGTGACGATGACAAGACGAATGCGAACATTTTAATCCTCGGTAACTCCGGTCAGGGCAAGAGCTATCTCCTCAAGCTCATCCTCTGTAACATCCTCGAATCGGGTAAGTCCGTCCTGTGCCTTGATCCTGAACATGAATATGTTGACCTCGCAGAGAACCTCGGCTGTTTCATCGACTTGATGAGCGGGCAATACCGTATCAATCCTCTGGAGCCTAAAACATGGGATGAAGGAGGCAGCCCGGAGGACACCGACGCACCCCAGGCATTCCGCCAGTCCACCAAGCTCAGTCAACACATTTCCTTTCTTAAGGATTTTTTCCGCTGTTATAAAGATTTTTCCGACCGCCACATCGACGCCATAGAAATCATGCTGGGCAAGCTGTACGAAAAATTTGGCATCAGCGACCGCACTGATTTCAGAAGCCTTGCCACCACAGACTATCCTGTCTTATCTGACCTTTATGCTCTCATTGACGATGAGTTTAGGGGATATGACAAAAGTAACTATCAGCTCTACCCGCAGGAATTGCTGCAGGAAATCCTGCTGGGGCTCCACTCCATGTGTATGGGAGCCGAAAGTAAATTCTTCAACGGCCACACCAACGTGACCGACCACCGCTTTATTGTGTTCGGAGTAAAAGGATTGCTGCAAGCCAGCCGGAATGTGAAAAACGCCCTGCTGTTCAATGTGCTTTCCTTTATGAGCGACAAGCTCTTGACCGGGGGAAATACCGCCGCATCAATTGATGAGCTGTATCTGTTCCTGACCAATCTGACTGCGATTGAGTATATCCGAAATTTCATGAAGCGTGTCAGAAAAAAGGAGTCGGCGATAATTCTGGCTTCTCAGAATTTGGAGGACTTCAATATAGAGGGCATCAGGGAGCTGACAAAACCGCTGTTCTCCATTCCTACTCACGCTTTCCTCTTTAATGCAGGGAACATTGACAAACAGTTTTATATCGACAGCCTCCAGTTAGAGGAATCCGAATACAACCTAATCCGCTTCCCCCAGCGTGGTGTGTGCCTCTACAAATGCGGCATAGAGCGGTATAACCTTGCGGTCCATGCCCCTGCCTACAAGGAAAAGCTGTTCGGAAAGGCGGGTGGCAGATAA
- a CDS encoding DNA cytosine methyltransferase: MMTMGSLFDGIGGFPLVAVRNGITPLWASEIEAFPIEVTKIRFPEMLHVGDITKLDGAALPLVDVICGGSPCQDLSVAGQRAGLAGERSGLFMEQTRIAKEMRKADEQRNVPAHFIRPRYLVWENVPGAFSSADGEDFRAVIEEIVRIKYSACDVPRPESGRWESAGAVILGTEFSLAWRVMDAQFWGVAQRRRRIFLVADFGGTTAPEILFKQDGLFGDIAESGSQGQGAAAPAQGGTDDTGGACLTPWDVQSRRIFEETGTWPSLYGGEGGGHGYIQTEEKTAIAFAANQRDEVRNLQDVAGALGASPGMKQQTFVADAEKISAFHVNQRDEVIDLDGISGALLATRNMQMQTFVTQQPLVCLNDHGGERMDITEEVTPTLRADMGGHPPLISQPNCLNGWDTQQSRVFTPEGVAPTLAGADGGGGRNPAGLLFAAGVISKGDGDCFLTPEVHTSITSGGGQAGQGYPCVLTAGFCGNASAEARGIGYQSECSPTIKTGTAPSVLCLNDQGGSQMHCTEDITGTLRAQEHGHQPLVMATQQGGAEIGVGICPTITASAGMSGNNQPVLFDNHAKDCRYNGPLEVAPTVTSTYGTGGNNVPLVGSAILQETICIAGNTIDREPENGGNGLGCQPDISYTITTSDRHAVFSRQRSDEFSENDVVATQSARQHKDATDLICQPEVFGQSQYGNYAEGCTTLRAQGGDNGGGSENLVKENGRNLIRRLTPLECERLQGFPDGWTLIPGASDSARYKALGNSVAIPCVDFVLRGIAYFLRIIHEEQEESPPCISTPTT, translated from the coding sequence ATGATGACGATGGGGAGCCTCTTCGATGGGATCGGAGGCTTCCCGCTTGTTGCTGTCCGCAATGGAATCACCCCCTTATGGGCAAGTGAAATCGAAGCCTTTCCCATTGAAGTGACAAAAATCCGATTTCCTGAAATGCTCCATGTCGGAGATATCACAAAACTTGACGGAGCGGCATTGCCTCTTGTGGATGTGATCTGCGGGGGCAGCCCATGCCAGGACCTGAGTGTGGCTGGGCAGCGTGCCGGACTTGCCGGAGAACGCTCTGGTCTATTTATGGAGCAGACACGGATTGCAAAGGAGATGAGAAAAGCCGATGAGCAGCGAAACGTACCAGCTCACTTTATTCGACCTCGATACCTCGTTTGGGAGAATGTCCCCGGAGCCTTTAGCTCCGCAGACGGCGAGGATTTCAGGGCGGTCATCGAGGAGATCGTCCGCATTAAGTACAGTGCCTGTGATGTGCCTCGACCTGAGTCCGGGCGCTGGGAATCTGCTGGGGCTGTCATATTGGGAACTGAATTCAGCTTGGCTTGGCGTGTCATGGACGCTCAATTCTGGGGAGTCGCCCAGCGTCGCCGTCGCATCTTCCTTGTCGCAGATTTTGGAGGCACAACCGCACCCGAAATACTATTTAAGCAAGACGGCCTGTTTGGGGATATTGCGGAGAGCGGAAGCCAGGGGCAAGGAGCTGCCGCCCCAGCTCAAGGAGGCACTGACGATACAGGCGGAGCTTGCCTGACCCCATGGGATGTGCAGAGCCGCCGCATCTTTGAGGAAACTGGAACATGGCCCTCTCTTTATGGCGGCGAAGGCGGCGGGCATGGGTATATCCAGACAGAGGAAAAAACAGCGATAGCCTTTGCCGCCAACCAGCGTGATGAAGTGCGGAACCTCCAGGATGTAGCCGGAGCCTTGGGTGCCAGCCCCGGCATGAAACAGCAGACTTTTGTGGCGGATGCTGAAAAAATCAGCGCTTTTCATGTCAACCAACGGGACGAGGTGATTGATCTTGACGGCATATCAGGCGCTCTGCTGGCAACCCGCAATATGCAGATGCAGACCTTTGTCACCCAGCAGCCATTGGTCTGCTTAAACGACCATGGCGGAGAACGAATGGATATCACCGAGGAAGTAACCCCTACGCTCCGTGCAGACATGGGAGGTCATCCTCCCCTTATATCCCAGCCGAACTGTCTAAACGGATGGGATACCCAGCAAAGCCGTGTGTTCACGCCGGAGGGTGTGGCGCCCACTCTTGCCGGAGCGGACGGGGGCGGCGGAAGAAACCCGGCAGGACTTCTATTTGCGGCAGGAGTTATCAGCAAAGGTGACGGCGATTGTTTTCTCACGCCGGAGGTTCATACCTCCATCACCAGCGGCGGCGGTCAGGCCGGACAGGGCTATCCCTGTGTGCTTACCGCAGGATTCTGCGGCAATGCCAGCGCAGAGGCCAGAGGAATCGGTTATCAGTCAGAGTGTTCGCCCACTATTAAAACCGGTACTGCTCCATCCGTGCTTTGCTTAAACGATCAAGGCGGCAGCCAGATGCACTGCACGGAGGACATCACAGGTACGCTCCGCGCCCAGGAGCATGGTCACCAGCCGCTGGTCATGGCGACCCAGCAGGGAGGCGCAGAAATCGGCGTCGGCATCTGCCCAACCATCACTGCCAGCGCAGGCATGAGCGGAAACAACCAGCCGGTGCTGTTTGATAACCATGCCAAGGATTGCAGATATAACGGACCGTTGGAGGTAGCCCCTACCGTCACCTCGACCTATGGTACCGGCGGCAATAATGTACCGCTCGTGGGAAGTGCTATTTTGCAGGAAACCATCTGCATTGCTGGCAACACCATTGACCGGGAGCCGGAGAACGGCGGCAACGGATTGGGCTGTCAGCCGGACATCAGCTATACCATTACCACCAGCGACCGCCATGCGGTATTCAGCCGACAGCGGAGCGATGAATTTTCCGAAAATGATGTGGTTGCCACACAAAGTGCAAGGCAGCATAAGGATGCCACCGATCTCATTTGTCAGCCTGAAGTATTCGGCCAATCACAATATGGCAACTATGCGGAGGGCTGTACCACTCTGCGTGCCCAGGGTGGCGACAACGGAGGCGGAAGCGAAAATCTTGTAAAAGAGAATGGACGCAACCTCATCCGCAGACTTACTCCTCTGGAATGTGAGCGGCTCCAGGGCTTTCCTGATGGCTGGACGTTGATACCGGGAGCATCGGACAGTGCCAGATACAAGGCACTTGGAAACAGCGTGGCGATACCGTGCGTGGACTTTGTCCTCCGTGGCATCGCTTATTTTTTGCGAATAATCCATGAGGAACAGGAGGAATCACCCCCATGTATATCTACCCCGACAACTTAA
- a CDS encoding DUF7768 domain-containing protein has product MKLIYMASPYAGDIEKNTEFAKKACHHVMNEGYAFFAPHLLYPTILDEHQPEQRQLGLDMGIAMLSRCDELWCYGDHISLGMHLEIEEAGRLGIPVRRVMEQENGFAIGRVKNNVPAEAPEQAMRMV; this is encoded by the coding sequence ATGAAATTGATTTATATGGCGTCCCCCTACGCCGGGGACATCGAAAAGAATACCGAGTTTGCCAAGAAAGCGTGCCATCATGTAATGAACGAGGGGTACGCTTTTTTTGCGCCCCATTTGCTATACCCCACCATTCTGGACGAACATCAGCCGGAACAGCGTCAGCTTGGGCTTGACATGGGAATCGCCATGTTGTCCCGTTGTGATGAGTTATGGTGCTACGGCGACCATATCTCACTCGGAATGCACCTTGAAATCGAGGAAGCGGGCAGACTCGGAATCCCGGTACGCCGGGTAATGGAACAGGAAAACGGCTTTGCCATAGGCAGAGTAAAAAACAATGTACCGGCCGAGGCTCCCGAACAGGCTATGAGGATGGTCTGA